The proteins below come from a single Dermatophilaceae bacterium Soc4.6 genomic window:
- a CDS encoding HAD hydrolase family protein has translation MSVVDRIGPDVVRDRVRRLGRVRVVASDLDGTLLRTDGSVSERTRAAWTAAEQAGLSTVLVTARPPRWLDELSSMVGAHGIALCANGAFVYDVPSRTVVAQHGFGVAEVAALVTELRRELPGTVFGAERRTGLCLDEGYTSDYPVPPGALRGPVEELTGDPVGKLLARHPDLDDEAFRTRVAQVVGERGVVAYSGAGGLAEITAPGVTKAAALATWCGELGVPASAVWAFGDMPNDLPMLAWAGTGVAVGNGHDDVVAAADLVTAGNDDDGVARVVEHLLANS, from the coding sequence GTGAGCGTGGTCGACCGGATCGGCCCCGACGTCGTGCGCGACCGCGTACGACGTCTGGGGCGCGTGCGGGTCGTCGCCTCCGACCTCGACGGCACGCTGCTACGCACCGACGGGTCGGTGTCCGAGCGCACCCGCGCGGCGTGGACGGCGGCCGAGCAGGCAGGACTGTCAACGGTGCTCGTCACCGCACGACCTCCCCGCTGGCTCGACGAGCTCTCGTCGATGGTGGGGGCGCACGGCATCGCACTCTGCGCCAACGGCGCCTTCGTCTACGACGTGCCGAGTCGCACCGTCGTCGCGCAGCACGGCTTCGGGGTCGCGGAGGTCGCGGCCCTCGTGACCGAGCTGCGCCGTGAGCTGCCGGGCACGGTCTTCGGGGCCGAGCGGCGCACGGGTCTGTGCCTCGACGAGGGCTATACCTCCGACTACCCGGTGCCGCCCGGCGCCCTGCGCGGGCCGGTCGAGGAGCTCACGGGCGATCCGGTCGGCAAGCTGCTGGCCCGGCACCCGGACCTCGACGACGAGGCCTTCCGCACCCGGGTGGCCCAGGTCGTCGGTGAGCGCGGGGTCGTCGCCTACTCCGGCGCCGGTGGACTGGCCGAGATCACGGCACCGGGGGTGACCAAAGCCGCAGCGCTCGCGACCTGGTGCGGGGAGCTCGGCGTACCGGCCTCGGCGGTCTGGGCCTTCGGCGACATGCCCAACGACCTGCCGATGCTGGCCTGGGCCGGCACCGGCGTGGCCGTCGGCAACGGCCACGACGACGTCGTCGCCGCCGCCGACCTGGTGACGGCCGGCAACGACGACGACGGTGTGGCGAGGGTGGTCGAGCACCTCCTCGCCAACAGCTGA